One window of Erwinia aphidicola genomic DNA carries:
- a CDS encoding LysR family transcriptional regulator, translating to MPASIKLHQLRAFVDVARHGSIRAASRAAGLSQPALTKSIQELEEVLGARLFIRRRQGVALTEIGDNFFQHASLIIEELRVAQEDIQQRLGLAGGTVNIGVGGSIARTLMPQVITQFRRQFPNVKIRIVEGQLVSMIPELRQGELDFTINTSYPGHLDSELSYERLMEREYRVVVRKGHPCQHATSLAELQHCDWTMPTPRGSYYRLLHDLLHDMGMAPAISVTCETFMACTSLIAQSDFVSILSSDVIGDPILGNQLVALNIKEQLPNATFYLIQRKDTTLTPMGAELARLFRIYCGKSVK from the coding sequence ATGCCCGCATCCATCAAGCTGCACCAGCTACGCGCCTTTGTTGATGTGGCGCGCCACGGCAGTATTCGCGCCGCCAGCCGCGCCGCAGGCCTGTCTCAGCCCGCTTTAACAAAATCGATTCAGGAACTGGAGGAGGTGCTCGGCGCGCGGCTTTTTATACGCCGTCGTCAGGGCGTGGCGCTCACCGAAATCGGTGATAACTTTTTCCAACATGCGAGCCTGATCATAGAAGAGCTGCGCGTCGCGCAGGAGGATATCCAGCAGCGCCTGGGGCTGGCGGGCGGTACGGTCAATATCGGGGTGGGCGGCAGCATTGCACGCACCCTGATGCCGCAGGTGATCACCCAGTTCCGGCGTCAGTTTCCCAACGTGAAGATCCGCATCGTTGAAGGGCAGCTGGTCTCGATGATCCCCGAACTGCGCCAGGGCGAGCTGGATTTCACCATTAACACTTCCTATCCCGGCCACCTGGACAGCGAGCTGAGCTATGAACGGCTGATGGAGCGCGAATACCGCGTCGTGGTACGCAAGGGGCACCCGTGCCAGCACGCGACTTCGCTGGCGGAGCTGCAGCACTGCGACTGGACCATGCCAACGCCGCGCGGTAGCTACTACCGCCTGCTGCACGATCTGCTGCACGATATGGGCATGGCCCCGGCCATCAGCGTTACCTGCGAAACCTTTATGGCCTGCACCAGCCTGATTGCGCAGAGTGACTTTGTCAGTATTCTCTCCAGCGATGTGATTGGCGATCCTATTCTGGGCAATCAGCTGGTAGCGCTAAATATCAAAGAGCAGCTGCCTAATGCCACCTTCTATTTAATTCAGCGGAAGGACACTACGCTAACGCCAATGGGGGCCGAGCTGGCGCGTTTATTTCGCATTTATTGCGGAAAATCGGTTAAATAA
- a CDS encoding amidohydrolase: MHQAIADFVKEIAPRLQAQRRDLHKFAESGWLEFRTATLVAAELHRLGYALQLGKEVVNAEARMGLPPAHVLAQHEQRALEQGALPEWLPHFSGGFCAIVATLATGRPGPVMAFRVDMDALDVVENQSAEHRPHAEGFGSINPGMMHACGHDGHTTIGLGLAAVLKQFAGELCGTIKLIFQPAEEGTRGAKSMVAAGVVDDVDFFTAIHIGTGVPAGELVCGSDNFMATTKLDVSFRGNAAHAGARPEEGSNALLAAAQAALALHTLTQHSGGSARVNVGVLQAGTGRNVVADRAMMKVETRGATNEINDFIYQRALQTLAGAAAMYGVEHQVTLVGAARSSQPTAPWVRYIRRQARHIPELTSLVDTRGAAAGSEDATYMMERVKQRGGQASYIIFGTELSAGHHNEKFDFNEQVMAVAVKTLAAIAFNIEQFEPEAA; the protein is encoded by the coding sequence ATGCACCAGGCTATTGCTGACTTTGTGAAAGAGATTGCGCCACGCCTGCAGGCACAGCGCCGCGACCTGCATAAATTTGCCGAATCCGGCTGGCTGGAGTTCCGCACCGCCACGCTGGTCGCCGCTGAACTGCATCGTCTTGGCTACGCGCTGCAGCTCGGCAAAGAGGTGGTCAACGCCGAAGCGCGCATGGGGCTGCCCCCCGCGCACGTGCTGGCCCAACACGAACAGCGCGCGCTTGAGCAGGGGGCGCTGCCCGAATGGCTGCCGCACTTCTCCGGCGGCTTCTGCGCGATTGTCGCCACGCTGGCAACCGGCCGGCCCGGTCCGGTGATGGCATTTCGCGTCGATATGGATGCGCTCGACGTGGTTGAGAACCAGAGCGCGGAGCACCGCCCGCACGCCGAGGGCTTCGGCTCTATTAATCCAGGCATGATGCACGCCTGCGGCCACGACGGCCATACCACCATCGGACTCGGGCTCGCGGCGGTGCTGAAACAGTTCGCCGGGGAGCTGTGCGGCACAATTAAGCTGATTTTCCAGCCTGCCGAAGAGGGCACGCGCGGCGCGAAATCGATGGTTGCAGCGGGGGTGGTCGACGATGTCGACTTCTTTACCGCTATTCACATCGGCACCGGGGTGCCCGCCGGGGAGCTGGTGTGCGGCAGCGATAACTTTATGGCCACCACTAAGCTCGACGTTAGCTTTCGCGGCAATGCCGCCCATGCCGGAGCGCGCCCGGAAGAGGGCAGCAACGCCCTGCTGGCCGCCGCGCAGGCCGCGCTGGCGCTGCATACCCTGACTCAGCACAGCGGCGGCAGCGCCCGCGTCAACGTTGGCGTGTTGCAGGCAGGCACCGGGCGCAACGTCGTGGCCGACCGCGCGATGATGAAGGTGGAAACCCGCGGTGCCACCAACGAAATCAACGACTTTATCTATCAACGCGCCCTGCAAACCCTGGCCGGTGCCGCCGCAATGTACGGTGTGGAACATCAGGTGACGCTGGTGGGTGCGGCGCGCAGCAGCCAGCCGACCGCGCCGTGGGTACGCTATATCCGCCGCCAGGCGCGGCATATTCCCGAGCTGACCTCGCTGGTGGACACGCGCGGTGCGGCCGCCGGTTCGGAAGATGCCACCTACATGATGGAGCGGGTAAAACAGCGCGGCGGCCAGGCCTCCTACATTATTTTCGGCACCGAGCTGAGCGCCGGGCATCACAACGAAAAATTCGACTTCAACGAGCAGGTGATGGCCGTGGCGGTGAAGACCCTCGCGGCAATTGCCTTCAATATTGAACAGTTTGAGCCGGAGGCCGCATGA
- a CDS encoding M20 family metallopeptidase, which produces MNPEMNDFVARYIDQHQARFTALSDAIWDQPETRFTETFAAGLLSGALEQEGFRIERAAGGIETAFIASYGSGQPVIALLGEYDALAGLSQQAGSSTRTPLVADGNGHGCGHNLLGTAALAAACALKAWLQQHGTKGTLRFYGCPGEEGGSGKTFMVREGLFDDVDAALTWHPEGFSGMFNTATLANIQAAFHFSGVASHAANAPHLGRSALDAVTLMNTGANFLREHIIPEARLHYAVTNSGGSSPNVVQAEAEVLYLVRAPQLDQLQDIYQRLTDIARGAALMTGTEMTLRFEKACSNYQPNRTLERLMYRQLSHFGLPEYSHAERQFASEIRQTLSADDLRNAGLNAARTGGDAGRKWVEELGDRVLMDSVAPYCASEEVLYGSTDVGDVSWVAPTAQCFTPCFAFGTALHSWQLVAQGRTSIAHKGMSLASKTLAATALALFSDAQLLAEAQQEFRQQRAKQPYHCPIPAGVKPTPLA; this is translated from the coding sequence ATGAACCCTGAGATGAATGACTTTGTCGCCCGCTACATCGACCAGCATCAGGCGCGCTTTACCGCCTTAAGTGACGCCATCTGGGACCAGCCGGAAACGCGCTTTACGGAAACCTTCGCCGCCGGGCTGCTGTCCGGCGCGCTGGAACAGGAGGGTTTTCGCATAGAGCGGGCGGCGGGCGGTATCGAAACGGCATTTATTGCCAGCTACGGCAGCGGCCAGCCGGTGATTGCCTTGCTGGGCGAATATGACGCGCTGGCCGGCCTGAGCCAGCAGGCGGGAAGCAGCACGCGCACGCCGCTGGTGGCCGACGGCAACGGGCACGGCTGCGGGCATAACCTGCTCGGCACCGCCGCGCTGGCCGCCGCCTGCGCGCTCAAAGCCTGGTTACAACAGCATGGCACTAAGGGCACCCTCCGCTTTTACGGCTGCCCGGGCGAAGAGGGCGGTTCCGGTAAAACCTTTATGGTGCGCGAAGGGCTGTTTGACGACGTCGACGCCGCGCTCACCTGGCATCCTGAAGGGTTCAGCGGCATGTTTAATACCGCTACCCTCGCCAATATCCAGGCGGCTTTCCACTTCAGCGGCGTCGCCTCCCACGCCGCCAACGCCCCGCATCTCGGGCGCAGCGCGCTGGACGCCGTCACATTAATGAACACCGGCGCTAACTTCCTGCGCGAACACATTATTCCTGAAGCGCGGCTGCACTATGCGGTGACCAACAGCGGGGGCAGTTCCCCCAATGTGGTGCAGGCGGAGGCGGAAGTGCTCTACCTGGTGCGCGCCCCGCAGCTCGACCAGCTGCAGGATATTTACCAGCGGCTGACCGATATTGCGCGCGGTGCAGCGCTGATGACCGGCACGGAAATGACGCTGCGCTTTGAAAAAGCCTGCTCTAACTATCAGCCCAATCGGACGCTGGAACGGCTGATGTATCGCCAGCTCAGCCACTTCGGCCTGCCCGAATACAGCCACGCTGAGCGCCAGTTTGCCAGCGAGATCCGCCAGACGCTGAGCGCGGACGATCTGCGCAACGCGGGCCTTAACGCCGCGCGTACCGGGGGGGATGCAGGCCGTAAATGGGTTGAGGAGTTGGGGGACCGCGTGCTGATGGACAGCGTGGCGCCCTACTGCGCCAGCGAGGAGGTACTTTACGGCTCCACCGACGTTGGCGACGTCAGCTGGGTGGCGCCAACCGCGCAGTGTTTCACCCCCTGCTTCGCCTTCGGCACCGCGCTGCACAGCTGGCAACTGGTCGCCCAGGGACGCACGTCGATTGCCCATAAAGGCATGTCTCTTGCAAGTAAAACGCTGGCAGCGACCGCGCTGGCCCTGTTCAGCGATGCGCAGCTGCTGGCAGAGGCGCAGCAGGAGTTTCGCCAGCAGCGGGCAAAACAGCCCTATCACTGCCCTATTCCGGCCGGAGTAAAACCGACGCCGCTGGCATAA
- the abgT gene encoding p-aminobenzoyl-glutamate transporter, with amino-acid sequence MSETTAANKSPGKIFYWIERIGNKVPNPFLLFVYLIAVLMVSTALLSWFGVAVKNPASGKMVEVKNLLSVAGIQWILPNIIKNFSGFAPLGSILALMIGAGLAERTGLLQALMNKMASFVSARYASYMVLFIAFFSHISSDAALVVMPPLGALMFIAVGRHPVAGLLAAIAGVASGFTANLLIVTTDVLLSGISSEAAKAISDTVHVSVVDNWFFMASSVVVLTIAGGLLTDKFVEPRLPAWQGSSEEKLASLTPLQNRGLLMSAIAAAVFIGLVALMVVPEGSMLRDPASGSIIPSPFIKGIVPLIILFFFVVAITYGVATKQIKRPDDVPALLIEPMKSMAGFIVMVFPLAQFVAMFNWSNMGTFMAVGLTDLLEQLAMTGAPAFIGLMFLSAFLCMFIASGSAIWSILAPIFVPMFMLLGFHPAFAQMIFRIADSAVLPLSPMSPFLPLFLGFLQRYRKDAQLGTYYTLIVPYPLVFFAVWIALLLAWYALGLPIGPGVYPAMP; translated from the coding sequence ATGAGCGAAACCACAGCGGCCAACAAAAGCCCGGGAAAAATCTTTTACTGGATTGAGCGCATCGGCAACAAAGTGCCCAATCCGTTTCTGTTATTTGTTTACCTGATCGCGGTGCTGATGGTGTCGACCGCGCTGCTCTCCTGGTTTGGCGTAGCGGTGAAAAACCCGGCCAGCGGCAAAATGGTCGAGGTAAAGAACCTGCTGAGCGTGGCGGGCATTCAGTGGATCCTGCCGAATATCATCAAGAACTTCAGCGGCTTTGCCCCGCTTGGCTCAATCCTTGCCCTGATGATCGGGGCCGGTTTAGCCGAGCGCACCGGGCTGCTGCAGGCGCTGATGAATAAGATGGCCTCGTTTGTCAGCGCCCGCTACGCCAGCTATATGGTGCTGTTTATCGCCTTCTTCAGCCATATCTCGTCCGATGCCGCGCTGGTGGTGATGCCGCCGCTCGGCGCGCTGATGTTTATCGCCGTCGGCCGCCACCCGGTCGCCGGGCTGCTGGCGGCGATTGCCGGAGTGGCTTCCGGCTTTACCGCTAACCTGCTGATTGTCACCACCGACGTGCTGCTCTCCGGCATCAGCAGCGAGGCAGCGAAAGCCATCAGCGATACGGTGCACGTCAGCGTAGTGGACAACTGGTTCTTTATGGCAAGTTCGGTGGTGGTACTGACGATTGCCGGCGGGCTGCTGACCGATAAATTTGTCGAGCCGCGCCTGCCCGCGTGGCAGGGCAGCAGTGAGGAGAAGCTCGCCAGCCTGACGCCGTTGCAGAACCGCGGCCTGCTGATGAGTGCGATTGCCGCCGCGGTGTTTATTGGTCTGGTCGCGCTGATGGTGGTGCCGGAAGGCTCGATGCTGCGCGATCCGGCCAGCGGTTCGATCATTCCCTCGCCGTTTATCAAAGGCATCGTACCGCTGATTATTCTGTTCTTCTTTGTGGTGGCGATTACCTACGGCGTGGCGACGAAGCAGATTAAACGCCCGGACGACGTGCCCGCCCTGTTGATTGAGCCGATGAAGAGTATGGCCGGATTTATCGTGATGGTGTTTCCGCTGGCCCAGTTTGTCGCCATGTTTAACTGGAGCAACATGGGAACGTTTATGGCGGTCGGGCTGACCGACCTGCTGGAGCAGCTGGCGATGACCGGCGCCCCGGCGTTTATCGGCCTGATGTTCCTGTCGGCATTTCTGTGCATGTTTATCGCCAGCGGTTCGGCTATCTGGTCGATTCTCGCGCCGATTTTCGTACCGATGTTTATGCTGCTTGGCTTCCATCCGGCTTTTGCACAGATGATTTTCCGCATCGCCGACTCCGCCGTGCTGCCGCTGTCGCCAATGTCCCCTTTCCTGCCGCTGTTCCTCGGCTTCCTGCAGCGCTACCGCAAAGATGCGCAGCTCGGCACTTACTACACGCTGATCGTGCCGTACCCGCTGGTGTTTTTCGCCGTGTGGATTGCACTGCTGCTGGCGTGGTATGCGCTGGGCCTGCCGATTGGACCGGGCGTGTACCCGGCAATGCCGTAG
- the xyeA gene encoding XyeA family cyclophane-containing RiPP triceptide: protein MSKLSKEIAKNQAEVITSKDRNEEKKALAQSMLDSISGGWVNAFARWGKSF, encoded by the coding sequence ATGTCTAAATTATCTAAAGAGATAGCTAAAAACCAGGCTGAGGTCATCACGTCCAAAGATAGAAATGAAGAGAAGAAAGCATTAGCACAATCTATGCTTGACAGCATCTCTGGCGGCTGGGTTAATGCCTTTGCTCGCTGGGGAAAAAGCTTTTAA
- the xyeB gene encoding cyclophane-forming radical SAM/SPASM peptide maturase XyeB gives MKNWSQNDLKKIKHLEIILKVSERCNINCSYCYMYNLGNNISIKSKPVIPFSVVKDLRNFFEQATKEHEIETIQVDFHGGEPLMMGKERFEVACDELAKGHYKNTKLNMACQTNATLIDDEWIEVFSKYNISVGISIDGPKHINDKHRLDKKGRSTYDKKVNGLKMLQKAWQEGKLADEPGILCVANQSVNGAEIYRHFVDDLKSKKFDFLIPDESHDTCSNPDGLSKFYCDAMDEFFSDANKNVYVRYFHTHMQSMLSQEFRPVMGISKSNDDILAFTVCSNGDIYIDDTLRATNDSIFTPIGNIKNLTLSDALSSWQMKKYILIKKTLPENCTDCVWKKICGGGRHIQRYSKDDDFNRETVFCPSIRKIMSRAASHLISSGIPEEKIMMNLEII, from the coding sequence TTGAAAAACTGGAGCCAAAATGACCTTAAAAAAATAAAGCACCTTGAAATAATCTTAAAAGTCAGTGAAAGATGCAACATCAATTGCTCTTACTGCTACATGTATAATTTAGGGAATAACATTTCGATAAAATCAAAACCTGTAATCCCCTTCTCTGTAGTTAAAGACTTAAGGAACTTCTTTGAACAAGCAACTAAAGAACATGAAATTGAAACTATTCAGGTTGATTTTCATGGTGGCGAACCACTGATGATGGGTAAGGAAAGATTTGAAGTAGCTTGTGATGAGTTAGCCAAAGGCCATTACAAAAACACAAAACTGAACATGGCATGTCAAACAAACGCAACACTCATCGATGATGAGTGGATCGAGGTTTTTTCAAAATACAACATCAGTGTTGGTATCTCTATTGACGGACCCAAACATATCAATGATAAACACCGGCTTGATAAAAAAGGGCGTAGTACATATGATAAAAAAGTAAACGGCTTAAAGATGCTACAAAAAGCGTGGCAAGAAGGAAAACTAGCCGATGAGCCGGGCATTTTATGCGTAGCAAATCAATCAGTTAATGGAGCGGAGATTTATCGACATTTTGTTGATGATTTAAAATCTAAAAAATTTGATTTTCTTATTCCTGACGAAAGCCATGATACTTGTTCGAATCCAGATGGATTGTCAAAATTTTATTGCGATGCAATGGATGAGTTTTTTTCTGACGCTAATAAGAATGTCTATGTCAGGTACTTTCATACCCATATGCAGTCAATGTTAAGTCAGGAATTCCGTCCGGTAATGGGGATCAGCAAATCAAATGATGATATTCTTGCTTTCACAGTCTGTTCTAATGGTGATATATATATTGACGATACTCTCAGAGCCACTAATGATTCCATCTTCACGCCAATTGGTAACATTAAAAACTTGACATTATCCGATGCGCTGTCTTCATGGCAGATGAAAAAGTATATTTTGATAAAAAAAACATTGCCAGAAAACTGCACTGACTGCGTATGGAAAAAAATATGTGGTGGTGGACGTCATATTCAGCGCTACTCAAAGGATGATGACTTCAACCGTGAAACAGTATTCTGCCCCTCAATAAGAAAAATCATGAGCCGGGCGGCCTCTCACCTGATATCATCTGGCATTCCGGAAGAAAAAATAATGATGAATCTGGAGATAATATAA
- a CDS encoding HlyD family secretion protein, with protein MKERNSIFRPESLKFKKDAWLGSFTVSTPSVLPAALGCAIAVIIIFVILSFTTYSKKVPVNGRIIYNPAAVEVVFNQDGIIDNIAVNQGRKVKKGDTIASISHDVSYAGGGMNKSLQDAAQSQLNKLQKREVERHQEGEKERQLLLRMISTKSAEISAIHLAITTELERQISLKKRLGFYQKLLEKGVSTVQEKNERENDYYNTSTQINMQKINLLRAQGEKIQLEDELSHSSSKENQYITDIYQQKVTLQQKIISASAVVESRVLAPRDGIITSMSIFEGQRVSAGKVAAVIVPENSHPFIEMWLPPFALQEVKLGQHVMLRVESLPWEWFGKIHGKVTTISLSPELITGSNQRFRILITPDATTQILPAGVKVEADIMTSHRRIWEWIFSPVKNSIQRILNEE; from the coding sequence ATGAAAGAACGGAATTCAATTTTTAGGCCAGAATCCCTGAAATTCAAAAAAGACGCATGGCTGGGGAGTTTTACTGTATCGACGCCTTCTGTACTTCCTGCCGCCCTAGGGTGTGCCATTGCGGTCATAATCATCTTTGTCATTCTATCATTTACAACATATTCTAAGAAGGTTCCAGTAAATGGTCGCATAATTTACAACCCAGCAGCAGTAGAGGTTGTATTTAATCAAGATGGTATAATAGATAACATCGCTGTAAATCAGGGGAGGAAAGTAAAAAAAGGAGACACTATTGCCAGCATTTCACATGATGTTTCCTACGCTGGTGGTGGAATGAATAAATCATTACAGGATGCAGCTCAAAGCCAACTTAACAAACTTCAAAAACGAGAAGTTGAGCGACATCAAGAGGGAGAGAAAGAACGCCAGCTCTTGCTAAGAATGATCAGTACCAAATCCGCAGAAATTTCCGCTATACACCTTGCAATCACCACTGAACTTGAGCGCCAAATCAGTTTAAAAAAACGCCTGGGCTTTTATCAAAAATTACTCGAAAAAGGTGTTTCTACCGTACAAGAAAAAAACGAGCGAGAAAATGATTATTACAACACTTCCACCCAAATAAATATGCAAAAAATTAATTTATTACGTGCACAAGGGGAGAAAATTCAACTTGAGGATGAACTTTCCCATTCCAGTTCAAAAGAAAATCAATATATTACCGACATATACCAGCAAAAAGTCACGCTGCAACAGAAAATAATCAGTGCATCTGCTGTGGTTGAATCCAGGGTTTTAGCTCCCAGAGATGGCATTATAACATCAATGAGCATATTTGAAGGTCAGAGAGTCAGTGCAGGTAAAGTTGCCGCAGTTATTGTACCAGAAAACTCCCACCCATTTATCGAAATGTGGCTCCCACCCTTTGCGTTGCAAGAAGTAAAATTAGGCCAACACGTTATGCTGCGGGTTGAATCATTACCCTGGGAATGGTTTGGCAAAATACACGGTAAGGTCACAACTATAAGTTTAAGCCCTGAATTAATTACGGGTAGCAATCAACGTTTTCGTATACTTATAACCCCAGATGCCACTACACAGATTCTTCCTGCTGGAGTCAAGGTTGAAGCAGATATAATGACTTCGCATCGGAGAATTTGGGAATGGATCTTCTCACCAGTTAAAAATAGCATTCAAAGAATTTTGAATGAGGAATAA
- a CDS encoding peptidase domain-containing ABC transporter codes for MIFSWKKTPLTLQSETNECGLACLVMIAGYFRKKMDLASARLIHEASRHGMTLRELVAAFDRIEMTARAARIELNELRLLSYPVILHWSFNHFVVLVKITRRGAIIHDPATGRRNISLRELSDKFTGIILEAWPTEKFDKKPLKMNVKTTDLFHGIRGIRTIFSGVLLLSVLLELLSIAVPAASQFTIDILVRSSDREGIILVGFVVITALLIKGAFSLVRAWVLMNLRYTLSVKWAEMFFNRLIQLTLAFFEKRHTGDIASRFQSLTAIQEAFTADMVASILDAIVIIISLTIIINYSAVLSMGPIFAATIFIAIKLSMFSVYRMSKIEHITSEALQSSHFLETVRAISAIKMLNLAPIRRHEWLNHVVNSTHAGNKIFKLDLLTNTAAALLIGLSSIYVLSIGAVGLDNGITTGTLLAIIIYSDMVISRTIKVVNAISDFCLLSMHSQRLTDIAVSPIEQAQDNPHHLKFNGNVIIRNLSFRHSPNEENIFEGINIEIMDGENIAIVGPSGCGKSTLLHVISGLYAPTDGEIFINGINTSRIGKENFRENVCFVMQDDKLLAGTIKKNITGFSENPDVERMLECAKYASIDKEICNFSLGYDSMIGDIGSTLSGGQRQRISIARALYRQPKILLLDEATSDLDIENEKKITLAISNLSITRIFVAHRPEMVKSADRVFNLQLKKWIKNI; via the coding sequence ATGATTTTTTCATGGAAGAAAACACCTCTGACTTTACAATCGGAGACAAATGAGTGTGGATTAGCATGCCTGGTAATGATAGCAGGATATTTCAGAAAAAAAATGGATTTAGCTTCAGCACGTTTAATTCATGAGGCGTCCCGTCATGGAATGACATTGAGAGAACTTGTCGCCGCCTTTGACAGAATTGAAATGACGGCTCGCGCTGCAAGAATCGAGCTTAACGAACTTCGCTTATTATCATACCCAGTCATACTCCATTGGTCATTCAATCACTTTGTAGTACTTGTCAAGATAACTCGACGTGGTGCTATTATTCATGATCCTGCCACTGGCAGAAGAAATATATCATTACGTGAACTTTCTGATAAGTTTACTGGTATAATACTTGAAGCATGGCCCACTGAAAAATTCGATAAAAAACCATTAAAAATGAATGTTAAAACAACTGATCTTTTTCATGGAATCAGGGGGATTCGAACGATTTTCTCAGGTGTTTTGCTGCTATCAGTTTTGTTAGAACTACTGTCGATAGCTGTGCCAGCAGCGTCACAATTTACTATCGACATACTGGTTCGCTCATCAGATCGTGAAGGCATAATTTTAGTGGGATTTGTTGTTATCACTGCGTTACTGATCAAAGGTGCTTTTTCATTGGTAAGAGCTTGGGTATTGATGAATCTTCGCTATACGCTTAGCGTCAAGTGGGCTGAAATGTTCTTTAATAGACTAATTCAATTAACATTAGCATTTTTCGAAAAGCGCCACACCGGGGATATAGCATCGCGTTTTCAATCATTAACGGCCATTCAGGAGGCTTTTACTGCTGATATGGTAGCCTCGATACTCGATGCTATTGTCATCATTATCTCGTTAACTATCATTATTAACTACTCTGCTGTTTTGTCTATGGGGCCAATTTTTGCAGCCACCATTTTCATTGCCATAAAATTGAGCATGTTTTCAGTATACCGGATGAGTAAAATAGAGCATATCACCTCTGAAGCGTTACAATCATCTCATTTCCTCGAAACGGTTAGAGCCATAAGTGCTATAAAGATGCTTAATTTAGCCCCCATCCGTCGACATGAGTGGCTAAATCATGTTGTCAATAGTACTCATGCAGGAAACAAAATATTCAAATTAGATCTTCTGACAAACACTGCAGCAGCTCTTCTCATCGGACTATCGAGTATTTATGTACTAAGTATCGGAGCTGTAGGGCTTGATAATGGGATAACTACAGGAACATTATTAGCGATAATAATTTATTCTGACATGGTCATTTCTCGTACTATTAAAGTCGTCAACGCAATTTCTGACTTCTGTCTGTTATCAATGCATAGTCAACGCTTGACTGATATTGCTGTTTCGCCTATTGAGCAAGCACAAGATAACCCTCACCATCTTAAATTCAATGGAAATGTTATTATAAGGAATTTATCCTTTCGACATTCACCTAATGAGGAAAATATATTTGAAGGTATAAATATTGAGATTATGGATGGGGAGAACATAGCTATTGTAGGACCCTCTGGCTGTGGTAAATCAACGCTCCTTCATGTTATTTCTGGTCTCTACGCCCCTACTGATGGTGAGATTTTTATTAATGGCATTAACACATCACGCATTGGAAAAGAGAACTTTAGAGAAAATGTTTGTTTCGTTATGCAAGATGATAAATTATTAGCGGGCACCATAAAGAAAAACATAACTGGTTTTTCAGAAAACCCAGACGTCGAGCGAATGTTAGAATGTGCAAAATATGCATCGATTGATAAAGAAATTTGCAATTTCTCATTGGGCTATGACTCAATGATTGGCGATATTGGCAGTACCCTCTCAGGTGGACAGCGCCAACGTATTTCTATTGCCAGGGCACTTTACCGGCAACCTAAAATTTTGCTACTTGACGAAGCAACAAGCGATCTTGATATTGAAAACGAAAAAAAAATCACCCTCGCTATTAGTAATCTGTCAATCACACGTATTTTTGTCGCTCATCGCCCTGAAATGGTCAAATCAGCAGACCGCGTGTTTAATCTTCAATTGAAAAAATGGATCAAAAATATTTAA